Within Diospyros lotus cultivar Yz01 chromosome 15, ASM1463336v1, whole genome shotgun sequence, the genomic segment AATACTGTTTCTCAGAATATAACACACCAGAAAATCATCGTCAACAGCACAGACGGAAACCTCGGATCTATGTACTTGTGTTATCATCGGTGTTTGATCGTATACATTTATCATGGTGCAGAGTTTTGGAAGCAAGTTCCTCCAAGTGAACCTTACCGTGTTATCCTTGGGGATGTGAGAGATAAGCTGTATCAGACGCGGGAGCGCTCTCGGCATTTATTGGCCAATGGAACCTCCGACATCCCAGAGGAGGAAACTTTTACCAATGTCGAGGAGGTATCTCCTTTGGTTTAACTACTTTTCCTCTCTATCTGGTCAACTTCTTTCTAATTAGGATTTAAACTtcgtgtagttcttggaacctCTTGAGGTCTGCTACAGATCTCTTTGTGCTTGTGGTGACCGGCCCATTGCTGATGGAAGCCTTCTTGATTTCTTGCGGCAAGTCTCTACATTTGGTCTCTCACTTGTGAGACTTGATATTAGACAAGAGTCAGACAGGCACACTGATGTAATGGATGCCATTACCAAGCATTTGGCAATTGGTTCCTATCGAGAATGGTCTGAAGAACGCCGGCAGGAATGGCTTTTATCTGAGCTCAGCGGGAAGCGCCCACTCTTTGGTCCCGATCTTCCAAAAACCGAAGAAATTGCTGATGTCTTGGATACATTTCAGGTCTTAGCTGAGCTTCCAGCATATTGCTTTGGAGCTTACATCATCTCAATGGCCACTTCACCATCTGACGTACTCGCCGTTGAGCTGCTGCAACGTGAATGCCACGTGAAGCAGCCTCTGAGAGTTGTTCCACTGTTTGAGAAGCTAGCTGATTTGGAAGCAGCTCCGGCTGCTGTTGCCCGGCTTTTCTCAATAGACTGGTACAGAAACCGTATTAATGGGAAGCAAGAGGTGATGATCGGGTACTCAGATTCCGGCAAAGATGCTGGACGACTCTCAGCAGCTTGGCAATTATACAAGGCTCAAGAGGAGCTGATAAAAGTTGCAAAGGAATTTGGCGTGAAGTTAACTATGTTCCATGGCCGGGGTGGAACAGTTGGAAGAGGAGGTGGCCCAACCCATCTTGCTATATTGTCTCAACCCCCTGATACCATTCACGGGTCGCTTCGTGTCACAGTTCAGGGAGAAGTCATTGAGCAATCTTTCGGGGAAGAGCACCTGTGTTTTAGGACGCTCCAGCGTTTCACTGCTGCTACTCTCGAGCACGGGATGCATCCCCCTGTTTCACCAAAACCAGAATGGCGTGCACTCTTGGATGAAATCTCGGTTGTTGCTACTGAGGAGTACCGCTCAATTGTATTCCAAGAACCTCGATTCGTAGAGTATTTCCGCCTTGTAAGTACTCTTCAAACGACAGGTTTCGATTCAGTTGTTTTCCATGTATAGGGTCCTTCATTTTGTTTATTACTGCAGGCCACACCAGAGTTGGAGTATGGTCGAATGAACATTGGAAGCCGTCCATCGAAGCGAAAGCCGAGTGGAGGAATTGAATCCTTGCGTGCAATTCCTTGGATCTTTGCCTGGACACAAACCAGGTTCCATCTTCCAGTATGGCTGGGCTTTGGAGCTGCTTTCAAATACGCCATTAAGAAGGACATTAAGAATCTGCACATGCTGCAAGCAATGTACAATGAATGGCCTTTCTTCAGAGTCACTATTGATTTGGTTGAGATGGTTTTCGCCAAGGGAGACCCCGGGATTGCTGCTTTATACGACAAGCTCCTCGTGTCAGAAGAGTTGTGGCCATTTGGCCAGCGCCTAAGGTCCAACTATGAAGAAACCAAGAGCCTTCTTCTCCAGGTAAACATATGCTTTGACAAGATTTAgccatgaattctagctttcaCTTCATTTCTATCTCTTACTAACATCACAGAGTCTCCCCATCTTGTGATAGTGCATTtgcttgctgctgctgcttatGGAATTGTTAACTTTGGCTGCAGATTGCTGGGCACAGAGACTTGCTAGAAGGGGACCCCTCCTTGAAGCAACGCCTACGCCTGCGCGACTCCTACATCACGACTCTCAACGTGCTGCAGGCATACACCCTGAAGCGCATTCGAGATCCCAACTACCATGTGAAGCTGCGGCCCCATATCTCAAGGGACTACATGGAATCCAGCAAGTCTGCAGCCGAACTTGTGAAGTTGAATCCCACAAGCGAGTATGCTCCAGGGCTGGAGGACACTCTCATCTTAACCATGAAGGGCATTGCTGCTGGGATGCAGAACACCGGTTAACTTACACGCTCTGTttggccttttctttttcctttgtttctaggacatatatatatttaccatATACAGGTCTCTGAGGGCAAGGCATGCCCTCTGCTAGGGACCATGTTTTCTATTTGCCCCGGCTGCCtgggatatttcaaagtgaGTCTGTAACTGGACATCTGCGATTACATCACTGTGCTTGGTGCTACTGTCACTAGCAATGTTTCAAACTTCCTTTCAAAAGGTAACTGTTTTGTTGCATGCAtatccctctctccctctccataTGTGTGTCCTTTCCACCTCCCTTTCTTCCCCCAAAGCAGGCTATTTGAGAAAGAAATCTGTGTGAATGTAACAGTTTTGGGTTGCTTATTACGGGTGTTTAAATTTTGATTCGGATTGAAAAATGGTCTAGACCGGCTGATAAGGGGTTTGGTCTGTGGTCCCCAAAGATAAGACTGGACTATAGAAATAACTGTTGAGATCAGTTAGATGTTATTAAGTTAAATGCTATATTAGGCTTGAGACTTGAAATGCAATAACTAACTTTATCAGTTGCTTGGTGTTGGGACTCTACCCCACCGGTCCAGGAGGTTTTGGCTAAGCTAATAGTTCTTTTAAAACATTGAAAGAATGTTAATGTTATATTAAGTTTGattttatactttattattgttttgtttttagatattaaattaaatgctaaACTTAgtaattgtttaatttgttttatggaGTTAGACCTTAAtgttaattcttaattttacatgcatattttttttaattttatattcaaaaactaaaaataagaaatacgTGTGTGTAGAATCGATAAAGATTAATTTGGACCAAATCAATCTAGTTCGTTTTCAACTCTTATTGATTTAGTATtcgatttgaaaattttaagaatcTCAATTTCGATCCAATTTAAATCGAATGAACACATTTAGTATTTAGTGTCTAGGTATACTAGAGGTATCAATTAACTTGTCCTAACATGACAAAGTAAGATCCATTCAACTTACTccaattttagagaaaatattattttttttaacatagaaATCGAGAAATTTTGCCTAATGACACTTTTAGTGCGAGTTTTGCCTTCCTAAAACCTATGCGCATAGACTCAAATTGGGTAATCAAGTTGAGTCAAGTAAGTTTGGGTCAAAAATCTATGCTCATAGCCCTCGTGTAGCATAATAATATAGTGCTGTATTGTTAGGGATCAAACACACAATTTGATAGTATCCAACACTCAAATTCTATATGGACAACTGCTAGtacttaaaagaaaatatttggtGCCTTAGAAACATCAaattaagtatatataataatatttcaaataactTAAATCTTATCGTGTGATCAACAAAGAGTAATGAGCAATGACCACCGACTGCAGTCATCGCCGTGTCGCCACACTCGTCGCCGTCCGCCACGCCTCCTCTCCGTAAGTGCAAGAAGCCCTCGAACTATTATCAAAGACCACCCTAATTAGATTGGGTGCCTTGAGACCCCAAATTTAAGTGGTTTAGTCCACACATAGAAATGGACGGATGGGACTTTAATTGCTTTTGAGCTTTAAACATTAAGAAATGAGGAAAAGCAAAAGACATGCTAAATCTATCCCTTTGCCTGAGCTCCGCGTCACTGGCCGcccttcttttttatttaaagtataCCTTTGCCTGACCTCCACGTTACTGACATATTCCCCTCTTCTTTTAACATCGATTATATAACCATGAAAGTACTTTAAGTAACATAATTGAATTGGGGGAAGAAAAGTTTGATTTTATCGAAGtaatataattgaattaattgaagGTATAAGTTccgtttaatttttttatatatattagtacgatttaattaattttttaaaaaaatttaattttcagttttcgGTTAAGTTTTTTTAGTTAGAATAATTTAAGTAACCGAActaatttaactttaaaatgatattattttgatatttataaaataatattaattttttatcttatgtgTTTTCTATtagttattttggtttttttacgTTTCTTCAGTTTAAttgatttggttcaatttatatgatttgagttcgatttttgtatttattaattaatttaatttttcggGTTAATTGGttagtttaattcaagtttacTTCTCAATTTACTTAATCGGTTAGTAAATTTTGATCAGTTAGACAAGCGAATCAACTTTTACACACCACTATTTAAGAGATGTTTGGCATGTTTTTTTTGTATGAACTggatacttaattaattaattattttttaatatgtataaatatatagtggaagatatttaaataattttatactcCACTTATTTTGGTTAGGTTTAGAAATTGAGGGgttatttaagtaaaatattaatttgagaTATGAGTATATTTATGAATCTTAAatgattattttgatgatgCTAATGAATATCTAAATTGGACACATTCTGACATTATGTGTTGGTAGTcaaatatttattgataattatttattaattattatcaatATAAAATGTCATCACAAATGTCGAATTTAAGTATTCTGTGTAACaatattattttagtaattaatcATAAGCAACCCATTATCTGAGCCGGACCGGATGCGTTCCAAAAAACCGGTCTGGACCGgctggttttatatatgatatgCAGAGGTCTAGAGCTCTGAAGTGAATCGCAGGCAaagtgtgtgagagagagagacagggaGTTGGAGAATGGCTCTTACGACGCGGCAGAGGCGGCCGCTGCCGTCCGATCTGACTCCGTCTCCGTCGGCGTACTCGAAGCTCGATAAGCCGGCGAGATCGGACGGCGGAGAAGAGGCGGACAAAGGATTTGGCTGGATATTGCCGCTGTTTGCTCTAGGGATGCTTCGGTACATGAGCGCCACGTCGAACATCATACACGACTGTGACGAGGTCTTCAACTATTGGGAGCCTCTTCACTATCTGCTCTTCAAATCTGGATTCCAGACTTGGGAATACGGGTTCACTGTCTCCTCCCTTTTTCTCCTATTTGTCTTTCTCTCTGTGTTTTCGGTCAATTTTGTTACTGTTTGCTCGTGTATTTTAGGTTCAATTTACTGGTGAATTCTAGTTTCATATATTTTCGTTACTTTTTTGGTTCGTTTTCTGTGATCATGGAGATACGAAGTTACGAACTGAATattcttcacatttttattCCCTCTCGCGTCGCTATGTACATTTTTGTTTCTTGACtgaattttgttgattttgtttatGTCACTTGGTCATAGTCTAAATTCCTGATGAGTAAACCAGGATTCCGAGGGCAAGAAAGATGTAAGCTAGTTAAAAACTAATTATTAGTCTGTACGGGAAGTAGttgaataaacaaaacaaaattgcaTCATGCAGCCTTTCATTTTCCATGCATATCAGTTTCCTATCAGGCTTTAGAGATGGTATCATGTCAGTTAAATATCTTTTGTTAGGACTCCTTTCGATCTTCTTAGTGAAGGGGTAGTCTTGCTAGACCAAAAATAGTTAGAGACAGCTGAATCATGGTGATTGGGTGACTTGCGACTTGGTAAGACCTGCCTAGGCCTTGTAGCACTGTTTCATGCTAAAGCCTTTAGTCAATAGTTATTAGCACAACTGTGCTGGCCAGAAGCACCACCTGGCCAACTTAGTCCAGGTGTTTGGTTCATCCTGTCAAAAAAACAGGGTTGCCTAGATTTGACTGCTGTGATCTTCACTAAGGTTTTGTTTGTTTagttagagaaaaagaaaggatcaTGACTAGTGAGACTTGAAGCTTTGTGTTTTATGTGATGTGGATGCTACCTTAACCAACAGCATCAGTgatctttttcttgtttcttgataagtaacaaatatataaaagtaagaatCACTTTATGAGAGTGAACCCTATACACAAATAAAACCTACTTAATCTTGGCCCACacttcttatcttcaataggagccACTTTTAGCTTATTACAAACAATCTCTTCTTTAAtcttatattttcttgtttgacTGCACATCATCAtaacattttcattttgattATGCTCATTTCTTTGTTTGTTGGGTAAAAAAGGAAGGTGGGGTCACCAACGTAGCAACCCTCTCTAGGCATGACCATGAGGGTCCTTCCTTGCTAGGGAATGTTCGGCTTGAGCCATAGCTATTGCCGGGAAGGTGAGCCCATCACCCTAGCCCCACTGTAGTGCACAGGGTTAGGCTTGCATCCACTGCTCATTTTGGTGTCCTGGGTCTAGGTCATCCCGCAAGCAGGATGGATTTAAGGTTCAAACTCTAGACCTAGGGGATACACGAGACCTCTCGAAACCATTGGTCTTCCACCACAATGgtattatgctcatatttttcACTTACTACTCAACATTTGTGCAATAATAAAATTGGTCTAAATCtactatcacataaaatgcCAGACACATTTTGCTATTTTAACCATtatgccttaattctatgggtAACATTCTTATTaatctctccatctttttgaatgatTGATTCAATACACTTGAATTGATTTTTGCTTAGAATGACTCGATCTTCAAGTTTTACCATAATATCAACCACACttgtatttttactaaacttacatttcaCATATTTTGTTTCAATCTGTTTGACTTAAAACCTCTATATTCTAAAATGTTCCTTCTTATCTTAGGTTAAGTATTCACACTTTCTTTTGTCTTATCCACCAAGAAAAATGTCACCTGTAAAGAGCATACATCAAGACACCTCTACCAAGATATGTTTAGTGAGTTATAAATGCTTAATGCAGATCCTTGATGTAAtctaattataattgaaaaggCCTTATTATCTCTGTCAAGTTCATAGGGTTTCAGTAGGGTGTGGTAGTTTATTTTGTATGTCGGCTATAGCAAATTACTTTTGTAAAGGATCAGTTACAACCTATAATTGATTTTTAACCAATCTGTTTGGAGAGGAAATCAAATACTGAATTTagtttctcatttctctcttaattttctctttgttttcctCCACTTTCTCTCTATTCTTTCTCTGTTTCTTTCTTCCATCCTTCCTTCTCAACTCTATTCTAAAAAACCCTAGATTCAAGACTAGGTCTTGACAATCTCCTCCACATGTTTTGACAcgtatttcttttatatgataCTTGTCTTTAATAACTTGTATATAAGCAATTCAGAGTTCTTTCTTTTCTAAGATATTCCATAAGACTTCTCTAAgaattttgtctttttaaatCTATGATCGCCAATATAAATCTTTTTTGTTTATCCCTATATCTCTTCATTAGGAGTCTTAGCAAGTATATAACTTTTGTTGTTAACCTACAAGGCATGAAACCAAGTTAGTTTTTAGACACTTCggtttctcttcttaatctttGTTCAATCAGTCTTTTCCAAAGTTTCATAGTGTGGCCCATTAGCTTGATTTCTCTATAATTTCTACAACTTTAGATATCTCCTTTGCTCTTataaataattactaaattgCTCTTCCTCCACTTGTCTAgcatcctttttgatttaaggatcacattaaataattttgttacgGAAAAGCACCCTCTTGTCCTATGTGTTTCCAcaccttatttcgtttggacgTATACAGCTCCGCATAACACCTATTTCCCCACATTCTTTGAATAACTTTGGGAAATActtcttccatctctccttgatTGCCTCCTCATTTATTAGTACCTAttgttttcatcttttactTATTTCACTTGGATCAAAtgccttatttttctttcttgcaaaGCTTGCATTCTTTTATTGAGTTTCAACTATTACTTATCTTCAGTAGTGTATCTCTTTTGGTTGATGGATTGTGGGTTGTCTATAGGATTTTTGGACAGCTATTTGTATTTGTAGAAAATCATGTGTAGAAATATAGGAACAGTTAGGCAATTAGGCAAAATAATAGGGACCGTTTAATTGATACATTATGCAGTTATTTGTTTTCCTAAGTTAGACAGTTTTTTCAGTGTTTAACTGTTTCCATAGGGACAGTTactatttgtaatatatatgtgtcCAACCCAAATAATAGATCAAAGAGTTTTACATTCCAAACTTCTTCATAGTATCAAagcattttttattagaaaattacTCCATCGTCCCAATGGCATCCTTCATCATAAGTCATAACAGTCTCTACTTCTTCCTCTCAAGTTCTTGTTGTTCCTAGTTCTGATAGGCATTCGGTTATGATGTTcataaatggaaaagaaaaagatgactATCTTAATGGTGAAGTCCCTAAATCGAATTCAACAAATTCGAAGTAGAAGACACAAAAGGTAGAACATAATACGGTAATGTCATGGCTTATCAGTTCCATGACTAATGAAATTGGAGAAAATCTCATCTTCCACGAGGCGACACAAGAAATCTGAGATGCCACAAAGGAGATGTATTCCAATACTAAAGACATAGCAGATGCGTTGTCAACTAGACCTCTTAGTTATCCAATATTTTAGTCATCTAACTAGATATTAGCAGCAACTCAACATGTTTAAAGTGACCTAAAATAGGCAGACacttcataaaaagaaaaattgaaggtggATTTCCTACATACCAAGGATCTACCGAAGACTCAGTTTGAAGATGTAAAGATCCAAGCAGGGCTTACTTCTTATTTACAGCCAAGCTTGAGGGAACATGTAAAAAATCATGTATAGAAATATAGGAATAGTTAGGTGGTTAGGCAAAATAATAGGGACTGTTTAATTGATACATTATACAGTTATTTGTTCCCTAAATTAGACAATTTTTGTTGTGCTTAACTGTCTCCATAAGGGCAGTTaccatttataatatatatatatgtccaatCTGAATAAGAGATCAAGGAGTTTTATAGTTCAAATCGAGGCATATCTCACAACTTTTGTGCTATTCCCGATAGCTCAACTGGTGCTCTTCTTTAAGCAGTAAGGCTCAGCAACAATGTTGAGTTCGACGTTGTCTTCATGAACGGGGTGCCATATGTATTTCATGATCTCGCGAGAGATAGACAAACCTTGACTCCAGGGCAGATGACCGGGGTTAATCCTGAAAATGTCCGCGAGAGTATGCAGTACATCATCCAAGATGTCAGCGGCTCCACATTTACAACCAAATACATTTTGACAGAAGAGCATGTCATGAAGCTGACCGATGTTGTTATAATTCTTCTCGAAACCAATCCCGAGTCGACCCTCTTCGTAGACACGCACAACTATGATGGTGCGCGAACAGCCGCATTCTTGAGCCACTATCCAGACTTGCTCCAAAACGTAGTGATCTAGTTCTACCCACGCACTTTCCGTAGCGCAGTTGAGTTCATTGAGCTCACAAACAAGGCCAGAGCTGCTCCCAGCTGGCGAGACATCGTCCCCTTGATTCCTGTCCTTGAGTCAAAGCAACTTCACAGGCTAGCAATAATTCCAGCAAGTTTCGACGACTATGAGCTTCTACTAAAAGCCATCAAAACTTGGCTAAAATCGATGTTTGATGTAAGACTGAAGATATTTGCTGTTGGCTTACCAGCATGCGAAATTGACGAGCACTACAACTTAGCAACGAAATCAGCCCACAATCTCGACGGTCAAGAGATAACTGACACTGATATCAAGGCCACGTATCTGTTGGAGTGCGTTCTGTTGGGCCTTATAGATTGGATGCGAGAAATGCGGCCCGTTACCCCTATTATCGGCGTTTGCTTTAGCCCAACCTATACCTATAATGGTCTCCATTACACCGCTGATCTACAAACGGGTTATTCATTGCCTTGGGGAACTGGTGCGGTAGCTCATCCAAAGGAGCTTCGCGCGATACTTGGTCAACACTTGAAAATGGTTGATGGTAGGCATTTCGACTTCATTATTTGAGACTGGTTCATAGCGAATCTCAATGCATTGCTCCGCACCAAGACGTATTACCACCCCCAAGACGTCGCCTATAACGCAAGAGTCGCACGCCATAGCGAGTCAGAACATAGGCCGTGATTGAGTTACTATGTCTCAGACAATAGAATAAATGTAATTTCTCTTTGTTATCTCTTGTAAGATGCAATATAAATTATACCTCatttaatttcataatcattGCTAATATCGATTCTTTGACACGCacaagaataaattttttcctCTACATGATTTCCGCTGCCACGCTAACGCTGTCTATGTTTAATATAGCACCAACTGATTagaatattttgattatatttgcgCATGCAGTAGAAACAATGAGTGCTACTAGCGTGGAATATTTTACgcttttttctaaaaattgataTGCTTCTTCGCCTATCGAATTGCAAGAGAAAGATGGcacaaatataaaacaaaataagaataattctTACAAATATTATTCGATTTAGATACCCCACCATTATGAAACGTTTCTATTATATATTACCTCTTTCCTGCCTATACTATAGCTAACTAATTTGAACAATAATTCCATCGTCAAGTTTG encodes:
- the LOC127792169 gene encoding phosphoenolpyruvate carboxylase 2, which gives rise to MANRSLEKMASIDAQLRLLVPGKVSEDDKLVEYDALLLDRFLDILQDLHGEDLRETVQGCYELSAEYEGRVDPHKLEVLGDVLTSLDPGDSIVIAKSFSNMLNLANLAEEVQIAYRRRIKLKKGDFADENSATTESDIEETLKRLMGELKKSPQEVFDALKNQTVDLVFTAHPTQSVRRSLLQKFGRIRDCLTQLYAKDITPDDKQELDEALQREIQAAFRTDEIRRTPPTPQDEMRAGMSYFHETIWKGVPKFLRRVDTALKNIGIDERVPYNAPLIQFSSWMGGDRDGNPRVTPEVTRDVCLLARLMAANLYYSQIEDLMFELSMWRCSDELRARADELHRSSKRDAKHYIEFWKQVPPSEPYRVILGDVRDKLYQTRERSRHLLANGTSDIPEEETFTNVEEFLEPLEVCYRSLCACGDRPIADGSLLDFLRQVSTFGLSLVRLDIRQESDRHTDVMDAITKHLAIGSYREWSEERRQEWLLSELSGKRPLFGPDLPKTEEIADVLDTFQVLAELPAYCFGAYIISMATSPSDVLAVELLQRECHVKQPLRVVPLFEKLADLEAAPAAVARLFSIDWYRNRINGKQEVMIGYSDSGKDAGRLSAAWQLYKAQEELIKVAKEFGVKLTMFHGRGGTVGRGGGPTHLAILSQPPDTIHGSLRVTVQGEVIEQSFGEEHLCFRTLQRFTAATLEHGMHPPVSPKPEWRALLDEISVVATEEYRSIVFQEPRFVEYFRLATPELEYGRMNIGSRPSKRKPSGGIESLRAIPWIFAWTQTRFHLPVWLGFGAAFKYAIKKDIKNLHMLQAMYNEWPFFRVTIDLVEMVFAKGDPGIAALYDKLLVSEELWPFGQRLRSNYEETKSLLLQIAGHRDLLEGDPSLKQRLRLRDSYITTLNVLQAYTLKRIRDPNYHVKLRPHISRDYMESSKSAAELVKLNPTSEYAPGLEDTLILTMKGIAAGMQNTG